The DNA region ACTTAGTCGTATGTTAATTGACAAAAATATTGAAGATGAATTTTGAAATAATTCAGCAAGTATGATTATTTTATTTTTCACTTTATTTTTTCTTTTTCGTTATTGGTAATTAAAATTTTAATAAAGTCGTGGTAAATTAGTTTTAGTGGATTTCAAGTATTTCCTTTTTCCAAATTACGAAAATCAATAACTTTTATTTTATAACCATTTTCTACTAAAAATCCACTGGTTAAATTATATAATTCTCCCTTA from Spiroplasma kunkelii CR2-3x includes:
- a CDS encoding type IV secretory system conjugative DNA transfer family protein yields the protein MPKIYLNGKSTTKPNIIITDPKGELYNLTSGFLVENGYKIKVIDFRNLEKGNTWNPLKLIYHDFIKILITNNEKEKIKWKIK